GGGGAGGGGAGCGTGCCAACTCCGGTACGGTTCTATCAAGGAAATGAAATTGTCGCTCACGCTGCAATCGCTGCGGGGTGCAAATTCTACGCCGGATATCCGATTACACCATCTTCGGAAATCGCGGCCGAAATGTCAAAATTACTACCGCTAAACGGTGGCAGTTTTATTCAAATGGAAGACGAGATTGCTGCAATGGGTGCCGTGATCGGCGGCTCGTTGGCTGGTGCGAAGTCGTTAACAGCGTCGTCCGGACCAGGAATTTCGCTGAAACAAGAGCATATCGGATTTGCTTGTATCGCGGAAGTCCCGGTAGTAATTGTGAATGTGATGCGCGGTGGACCCTCGACCGGATTGCCTACAGCACCATCGCAATCCGATATCATGCAATCCCGTTGGGGAACTCATGGCGACCATCCGATTATCGCATTGACGCCCGCGTTCCCGATGGAAATCTTTACTGAAACCGTCCGTGCCTTTAATCTATCGGAACAGTTTCGTACGCCGGTGCTGCTTTTACTCGATGAAGTGATCGGTCACTTGTCGACCGGTTTGGCGTTACCTTCCGCCGACGAGTTGGAAATCATTGACCGGATTCCGCCGTCGGTTCCACCTGATGAGTACTACCCCTACGATGTTAGTAAAGGCGATGTTCCGCCGATGGCGAATTATTTTGAAGGGTACAATTTTCACGTCACCGGACTCTCGCATGACCGAACCGGTTTTCCCTCAAACAATCCCGACTTAGTACATGAAGATCAAGTGCGGCAACATCGAAAGATCGATGCGAATATTCACAAGATCGAGAAGTGGGAAGAGTTTCAGTTAGACGATGCAGAAATCGGTATCTTTGCCTTCGGTACTTCAGGTCGTGCGGCGATGGATGCCGTTAACCGTGCTCGAGCCGAAGGAATCAAAGTAGGCCTCTTGCGACCTTTAACAATTTGGCCGTTCCCCGATCGCGCTATCAACGAAAAACTGGGTAAGATGAAAACCATTATCGTTCCCGAAATGAATCTCGGACAATCGATTTTGGAGGTTCGTCGCGTTCTCGGTCCTAAGTTTGATATCCGTGGAGTCCACAAAGTCGGTGGAGTTCCGATTCATCCCCGCGAAGTGTTAGCGGCAATCCGGGAGGCGGCAAAATGAGTTTCGATTATGGTCAATATATTCGTATGGAGAAAATGCCGTTCCTCTGGTGTCCGGGTTGCGGAATCGGTATTGTCGCAAAGGCGCTCTACAAAGCTTTTTCCGAACTCGGGTGGAAGAACGAAGATATCGCGATGGTCTCCGGCATCGGTTGTACGTCGAGGATAACCGGTTACACCAAAGCGAATACGCTGCACACAACACACGGCAGAGCGTTATCATTTGCGACCGGTATCAAAATGGTGCGTCCCGATAAACATGTCGTTTCGATGGCGGGCGACGGTGACACTTTAGCTATCGGTGGCAATCACTTCATCCATGCCTGTCGACGTAATATCGACATCACCGTTATAATTGTAAATAATCATATTTATGGCATGACCGGCGGTCAATTCTCCCCGACGACGCCACAGGGAGCCTATGCGGCGACTGCACCCTACGGAAATATCGAACCGGGATTCGATGTCGCCGAGTTGGCAAAAGCGTCGGGAGCTACTTACGTTGCCCGCTGCACTGTTGCCAATGGCGTCATGATGGAACGCTTGATCCGAAACGGGCTTGCCCATCACGGTTTCTCAGTCATCGAAGTGATTGCGAATTGTCACACCCAATTCGGACGGCGAAACCGGATGCCGGATGCGTGGCAGATGATTGACGATATCAAAGATCGCACAGTCGCGCTACAAAAAGCCGAGAAAATGTCGCCGGAAGAGTTGGTCGGAAAATTTGTTGTCGGTGAATTGTACAAAGCGAATCGACCCGAATACACCGACGAATACGAGCGGTTACGCGAACGCGCACTTGCCAAGCAAGCTGCGAAGAAGGGAGCGTAACATGAGAGACTGGACCCATTACGAAGTGAGATTTGGTGCAGTCGGCGGTCAGGGCGTTATCCTTGCCGGTGCAATTTTAGCTGATGCTGCAGTGTTCTACGAAGGACTACAAGCAGTGCAATCGCCGCAGTACACCCCGCAAGTGCGTGGTGGCGCGACGAAAGTCGACGTCATCATCGACACCAAGGAAATTATCTATCCGCAAAGTGATTTGCTCGACTTCTTTTTAAGCATGTCGCAGCGCGCATACGACCGTTACGTAATCGACACCAAACCGGAAGGAATGATTTTAATCGAGCCTTCACTGGTGAACAACTACGCGAAAGCTCCGGCGAAAGTTTATGCGATGCCGATTATTGCGTTGACGAAAAAGGAAGTCGGGAAGATGGTGATGTCCTCGGTCGTTGCGCTAGGCGCAATGGTCGCAATGTCCAAAGTCGTTGAAGAGGATTCGATCCGGAAAGCGGTTCTGAAAAATGCTCCAAAGGGTACCGAGCAGCTCAATCTCAAAGCATTGAGCATCGGTCTCGAGTGGGGCGAAAAGATGCTGAAAGAAGGACCGGTCTACGTTCCCTCGAACTAATAGAAGTGGGCTTTTCGGTCTATCTTGCAAGACAGTCTTCACAAACTGAATAGTAGTATTAAGAATCTGAGCGTTATATGAAGTCTGATTGATTCGTATAACGCTCACAATAAACAAAGGTGTTAATCAGGTATGGAACGTACGTTATGTATTATCAAACCCGACGCATTTGCGGGCAACCATGTCGGGGACATTCTCCACATTGTCGAGCGGGAGAATTTCAAGATTTTAGGGCTTCGGGCATTACAATTAACGCAAGCGCAAGCTGAAGCGTTTTACGCCGTTCATACCGAACGTCCGTTTTTCGGTTCGTTGGTGAAGTTCATGACTTCAGGTCCGGTAGTTGTTGTAGCTTTAGCGCGGGAAGAGGCGGTAACGCATTGGCGAAAAGTCATCGGCGCGACGAATCCAGCCAATGCTGAACCCGGCACAATTCGCAAGCTATTTGCATTATCGATGGAAGCGAATGCGGTACACGGCAGCGATTCGGTGGAAAACGGCATCATCGAAACCGATTTCTTTTTTAAAGATTTTGGATATTTTCAATAACTTCTCTTTCGTCGCAGGATCGATTGAAGAACAGATGTTTCCCAACCGAGACGTTGCTGTTTTTCTCGACAAATCAGTTCGCAAGATCGTTTGCGATTTCTTACTCAGGAGTAAATAGTAATGGCGGAATCACTGAAGGACATCCTGGGGGTTGTACCGGAAGTACAGACAGAAGAAGTGACACCGGGTACCTTGGGGAGGATCGGTGTAATCGGCGGCGGTTTGATGGGTCGCGGGATCGCTTGGACGGCGGCGGCAAAAGGAATCGACGTTGTATTGATCGAGCAGGACGACGAATCGCTCAAACGGAGTTTGAAAGCGTTAAGCGACGAACTCGATTTCGAGATTTCGCGCTGGGGAATGACGAATTCGGACAAACGGGCAATTCTCGCTCGCATAAAAGGAAATACCGACCTCGATGCGTTGGCGAACGAACATGTTGTCATCGAAGCAATTGTCGAGACGCTTGATGCCAAGAAATTGTTGTTTCGAAAGCTCGATGCGCTATTGCAAGGGGATGCAATAGTTGTTTCCAATACGTCGACTTTATCGCTGACGGAAATTGCTTCGGTCACACAACGCGCAGACCATTGTATCGGAATGCACTTCTTGAATCCGGTCGCAAAAATGCCGGTTGTCGAAATTGTTCGTGGTTTAAAAACCAGTCAGGAAACTTTCGCTTTCGTTCAGAAGTTTGCCCAACGATTAGGAAAGCAAGTTGTCGAAGTGTACGAGTCTCCCGGCTATGTAACCACCCGTGTCATTTTACCGATGCTCAACGAGGCGATGTACACTTTAATGGAAGGAGTTGCCTCGGCTGAAGGAATTGATACCGCACTTCGGCTTGGTTACGGTTTGAATATCGGTCCGTTGCAACTGGCCGACACCATCGGGCTCGACGAAGTATTAGTTTGGCTCGAACAATTGTTCCGCGATTTAGGCGATTTAAAGTACCGTCCCTGTCCGCTCTTGAAAAAGCTGGTGCGAGCAGGTAACTTAGGCAAGAAAACTGGACGAGGTTTCTTCGCTTACGACGAACATGGCCGCGTCCTAAGCAGTTGATTTTTGTAGCTCAGACAATCATGTCTGAGCATATCCAGTAGCTTGGACAATCTTGTCTGAGCATGTTGCGAGTGGTTGGATTCGATTGAACACAACTACTGACATCAGTCCTCTTTAATGTACTCCCGTGAGGGTACCAAGAGGCGATACGCGTTTCCGTTTTGAATGCGCATCGCCTCCGATGCGCATTTTGTTTTTATAAAAAGGAGACGGGTATGGCGGCAAACACCATTCTTGATGCCCAAGCGGTCGAACGCACAGTCCGGCGGCTCGCACACGAAGTCATCGAGAAAAATGCAAACTCGGGTGAAATTGCAATTGTTGGAATTCAAACCCGCGGCGTTCCACTGGCAAACCGATTGGCTAAACTCATCGGAGAAATCGAAGGGCGTCCAGTACCGCTCGGATACATCGACGTTACGCTGTTTCGCGACGACTATCGCACTACACTAAAAAGCGAAGTTCCACAGGGAAATTCGCTTTCTTTTTCAGTCAACGATAAAAACATTATCCTCGTCGACGATGTGTTGTTCACCGGACGGACGATTCGCGCTGCCATTGACGAGTTAATGAGCTTCGGTCGTCCGAAGCGCATTCAACTGCTGGTATTAGTCGATCGCGGCCATCGTCAGTTGCCGATTCGCGCCGATTATGTCGGGAAAAACCTTCCCACCAATGCTGACGACAAAGTAAAAGTCAAGATGTTGGAAGTCGATGGCATCGACGAAGTCGTCCTTAAGAAGCAGGAGGAGAACTAATATGGAAACGACTCCGCTTCCCACTGCAACCCCGGTCAGTCGCCATTTACTTGGCATTCGCGGGATGAGCCGACGCGATCTCTTCTTGTATCTCGACACCGCCCGCACCTTCCGCGAAGTGTTGGAACGTCCGGTTCGGAATTTGCCTACCTTGCGCGGCGTACAAGTCGTCAATTCCTTTTTTGAGAATTCGACTCGCACTCGTATCAGCTTTGAATTGGCTGAGAAGCGGTTAGGAGCTGACGTCTTGAATTTTGCCGCCGGTGGTAGCAGTGTATCAAAAGGCGAGACCCTGCTCGATACGATTCGTAATCTCGAAGCGATGAAAATCGATGCCGTCGTGATGCGCCATTCCGCCCCCGGAGCGCCATGGTTCCTCGCCGACCGGATCAACAGCGTGGTCATCAATGCCGGCGATGGCGCTCACGAACACCCCACTCAAGCGCTGCTCGACCTCTACACCTTACGGGAGAAGTTTCATGTCTTGGAAGGTTTGCGCGTAACGCTGGTCGGCGATATTTCCCATAGTCGCGTCGCTATGTCGAATCTCTTTGCCCTGCAGACCGCCGGTGCGATTCCCGCCGTTTGTGGTCCTAAGACGATGATACCGCGCGCTATTGAGGATTTGGGTATCATCGTGTATGACCGAATCGAAGAAGCGATTGAGAATAGCGATGCATTGAATATTCTACGGATCCAACACGAGCGGGCGGCGGGTGCGGCAATCCCGTCGATTCGTGAGTACCGCTTACATTACGGTGTGAACAAACGTCGTTTAGCGTTGGCGAAAAAACCGTTAACCATTATGCATCCAGGCCCCATCAACCGCGGGGTCGAAATCGATCACGATGTCGCCGATGGCGAACATAGCGTAATCTTGGAACAAGTCACCAATGGCGTCGCCGTACGGATGGCGATCCTCTTTTTACTCTGCCGGGGGATACAACATGTCTAACTTTGAATTCAGTTTACCGGGCAATTGGAAAAAAATCCCGGCGGACTCCCTGCTTCTTACGAATGCTCAAGTCGTTGATCCGTATCAATCCGATGCAACAGTGAAAAGTTCGGTGTATATCGAGCAGGGTAAAATCGCTGCAATTGGCGCTGATGCCGATGCTCGTTCTGCTGAGCATACCATTGATTTACAAGGCAAGTACTAGTCGCCCGGTTGGTTCGATTTGCACGTCCACCTCCGCAAACCGGGCTTTGAGCACAAAGAAGATGTCGAAACCGGTTTGAATGCGGCGATGGTCGGCGGTTTTACTGGAGTCGCCTGTATGCCGAATACCGATCCTGCCCTCGATAATGCCGGAATCGTGAAGTGGCTATTGGATAAGGCGGCCGGGCACCCCGTATTTCTTAGCGTCGTCGCGGCGGCAACGAAAGGACGCAAAGGAAAAGAGTTGACCGAATTAGTCGAACTTGCTCAGGTTGGCGTAAAAGCGGTATCCGACGACGGTTCGCCAGT
This genomic interval from bacterium contains the following:
- a CDS encoding 2-oxoacid:acceptor oxidoreductase subunit alpha, producing the protein MPTPVRFYQGNEIVAHAAIAAGCKFYAGYPITPSSEIAAEMSKLLPLNGGSFIQMEDEIAAMGAVIGGSLAGAKSLTASSGPGISLKQEHIGFACIAEVPVVIVNVMRGGPSTGLPTAPSQSDIMQSRWGTHGDHPIIALTPAFPMEIFTETVRAFNLSEQFRTPVLLLLDEVIGHLSTGLALPSADELEIIDRIPPSVPPDEYYPYDVSKGDVPPMANYFEGYNFHVTGLSHDRTGFPSNNPDLVHEDQVRQHRKIDANIHKIEKWEEFQLDDAEIGIFAFGTSGRAAMDAVNRARAEGIKVGLLRPLTIWPFPDRAINEKLGKMKTIIVPEMNLGQSILEVRRVLGPKFDIRGVHKVGGVPIHPREVLAAIREAAK
- a CDS encoding 2-oxoglutarate ferredoxin oxidoreductase subunit beta; the encoded protein is MSFDYGQYIRMEKMPFLWCPGCGIGIVAKALYKAFSELGWKNEDIAMVSGIGCTSRITGYTKANTLHTTHGRALSFATGIKMVRPDKHVVSMAGDGDTLAIGGNHFIHACRRNIDITVIIVNNHIYGMTGGQFSPTTPQGAYAATAPYGNIEPGFDVAELAKASGATYVARCTVANGVMMERLIRNGLAHHGFSVIEVIANCHTQFGRRNRMPDAWQMIDDIKDRTVALQKAEKMSPEELVGKFVVGELYKANRPEYTDEYERLRERALAKQAAKKGA
- a CDS encoding 2-oxoacid:acceptor oxidoreductase family protein, which translates into the protein MRDWTHYEVRFGAVGGQGVILAGAILADAAVFYEGLQAVQSPQYTPQVRGGATKVDVIIDTKEIIYPQSDLLDFFLSMSQRAYDRYVIDTKPEGMILIEPSLVNNYAKAPAKVYAMPIIALTKKEVGKMVMSSVVALGAMVAMSKVVEEDSIRKAVLKNAPKGTEQLNLKALSIGLEWGEKMLKEGPVYVPSN
- the ndk gene encoding nucleoside-diphosphate kinase, translating into MERTLCIIKPDAFAGNHVGDILHIVERENFKILGLRALQLTQAQAEAFYAVHTERPFFGSLVKFMTSGPVVVVALAREEAVTHWRKVIGATNPANAEPGTIRKLFALSMEANAVHGSDSVENGIIETDFFFKDFGYFQ
- a CDS encoding 3-hydroxyacyl-CoA dehydrogenase NAD-binding domain-containing protein — protein: MAESLKDILGVVPEVQTEEVTPGTLGRIGVIGGGLMGRGIAWTAAAKGIDVVLIEQDDESLKRSLKALSDELDFEISRWGMTNSDKRAILARIKGNTDLDALANEHVVIEAIVETLDAKKLLFRKLDALLQGDAIVVSNTSTLSLTEIASVTQRADHCIGMHFLNPVAKMPVVEIVRGLKTSQETFAFVQKFAQRLGKQVVEVYESPGYVTTRVILPMLNEAMYTLMEGVASAEGIDTALRLGYGLNIGPLQLADTIGLDEVLVWLEQLFRDLGDLKYRPCPLLKKLVRAGNLGKKTGRGFFAYDEHGRVLSS
- the pyrR gene encoding bifunctional pyr operon transcriptional regulator/uracil phosphoribosyltransferase PyrR — its product is MAANTILDAQAVERTVRRLAHEVIEKNANSGEIAIVGIQTRGVPLANRLAKLIGEIEGRPVPLGYIDVTLFRDDYRTTLKSEVPQGNSLSFSVNDKNIILVDDVLFTGRTIRAAIDELMSFGRPKRIQLLVLVDRGHRQLPIRADYVGKNLPTNADDKVKVKMLEVDGIDEVVLKKQEEN
- a CDS encoding aspartate carbamoyltransferase catalytic subunit → METTPLPTATPVSRHLLGIRGMSRRDLFLYLDTARTFREVLERPVRNLPTLRGVQVVNSFFENSTRTRISFELAEKRLGADVLNFAAGGSSVSKGETLLDTIRNLEAMKIDAVVMRHSAPGAPWFLADRINSVVINAGDGAHEHPTQALLDLYTLREKFHVLEGLRVTLVGDISHSRVAMSNLFALQTAGAIPAVCGPKTMIPRAIEDLGIIVYDRIEEAIENSDALNILRIQHERAAGAAIPSIREYRLHYGVNKRRLALAKKPLTIMHPGPINRGVEIDHDVADGEHSVILEQVTNGVAVRMAILFLLCRGIQHV